The following nucleotide sequence is from candidate division TA06 bacterium.
TGGTGAGAAGGGACCTAATGTTCGGTTGGACCAAAAGCCTTGTACGGTCCATATTCTGTCGAAGCGATAATCCTGAAATGTCTTGGTACTCCACGTTTGCTCGAAGGAGAAGTAATTCTGCCTTTTGAACATGAGCTCAAGCGAAGAGGTCAAACTGGATTCTCTGTTTTCGCCATCGTACCCCTGGATTTTCCGAAAACTCAGTCCAGGGTTGAGCTGCTCGATCATAAATCTGTAGGGCGCGAACTTCAGGTTTGCCCTCACGCCGTGATCCCTTAGATCATTAGAACTAATATAGCCATTGTCAGCCCTGAACTGGGGTGAATAGCCCGTAGACCACAGGTCAAAGTCCACATACCTCCCGCCTTTTCGAGATAGGCTGGCCATGAATGCTTTTCCTGAGAATTCCTCGCCATCAAATGCAGAAGTATGCTCACCAAAGGTGATCCACGGATATCCCTGAAAAAGAGTAGTATCGTCTGGCTCCTTGTTCCAGGATAATAACCCTTGAAAACCAAGATAGTAATTCTTCAAAAGTCTTATCATTCCATCTGCACCCAAGACTCGACTGAAGCTATTCTCAAGCTCGCGACTGGTGCCCAGAAGACCAATGGATGATTCTCCCGGCAGCTCATGCCTAACTCTCAGAATACTGGACAATGAGCGCCGGTCACTGCTTACTGGGAAGCTCTGTTGTGCAAGCGGTATAATCCAGGGCGTATGTTTATCCCAGGCCATGATGTAACCGATGTCGATTTTTCTCAGTCTCCCGCTCAGTTTGAAGGTAGCTGTTGGATCATTAATCGTCCTCGTGTAGATAGCCTGAATTGGAGTCTGAAATAGTTCCTTTCTCTCCAGGAAAAGAGGTCTTTTTTCAGGATAGTAGAAGGCAAAGGTTGTGTTCACATCAATCTGCGGTTGGTCCGACTCAATCTGCGAATAGTCGGGTCTGATAGCCCAATCGAATATGAAGTCAGAAGTTATCCAGTATTTCCCGCTCAATCCTATTCTGGAAGTAACACTCCGCTCTTCACCCGCTCCATTTTGAGTGCCGACCGTCAGGTAAGGCAGAAGGTCAAGTCTTCTGCTTGTCAAAAGTCTCTCGTTTATGTATAGATGCCCCAGATTGGCGAAGAGAAGATCATCCTCTGAACGGGACACCCAGGCGTGGAATTCCCAACGTTCTCTCGGTCTGATACGAAAGAAATCGGTTCTCCAGTGTTCACGAGAGTCTGATGGGAAGCGCAGGCTCTTGAATGGAATTGCAATTTCAACTGTCCATCTGTCATCAAGAATTCTTGAGACCGCATCCCACTCCAAGTCCACCGTGAAATCAAATATTTCTGCGAGCTCATCCAGATGCCAATCTGCCTGGATGCTGCGAGGATTGACTGCAAAGACGAAGCCCCTCTTCGAGGTGTCATATGTATCTAATATGATCCATATCCAATCGTCTTTGTCATCAAACCCATCTCTCTTTACTGCTGTTGCGCGGATCTTCGAGATGTCTTTCTCGTGACATATAAATCCAACGTACAAATTGTTGTCATCATATCCGAGGAGCACTTCGGTCTCCACCTCTGGTTTTGTCCCTTTTTTGGGCTCCGACTCGGTGAAGCCGCCAATCCTTGCTGCGTTCTCCCAGCACTTCTCCTGTAGGAATCCGTCTGTTTTGGGTGAACTCTCAAATCTTGGCACAGTGACTTCTGGGTGGCTATCGAGAGGCTGTGCCGTGGTGAGGGGGGAGTTTACAAGGATTGTTAGAAGTAGAGAGAGCGTGAAGGCCCAGGGCTTAAGGGAAAGCTCAATCCTTCTTCTCAACTTTTTGCCTTTCGAACTGTTCCCTATAGAGCTTTCTATAGAGCGGCAACGTCTCATATAATTCTTCATGCTTTCCACCCCCCATTATTTTGCCTTTGTCAATTACGAATATCTTGTCTGCATTCAGAATTGTGGACAACCTGTGAGCAATGACGAATGTGGTCCTGTCCTTCATGAGCTTGTCCAGAGCCGCCTGGATAAGTCTTTCCGACTCTGAATCGACCTCTGATGTAGCTTCATCAAGGATTAGGATTCTTGGATTCTTGAGCATGGCTCTTGCAATTGCAATTCTCTGCCGCTCACCTCCAGAGAGCTTGACTCCTCTTTCACCGACCTCTGTATCATAGTTGGCGGGCAACTTCGCAATGAAATCGTATGCATTAGCAGCCTTAGCCGCGGCCGTTATCTCTTCGTCGGACGCATCAGTCCTTCCGTACTGGATGTTCTTTTTTATGCTTCCGGCGAAGATGAAAGTGTCCTGGGGCACGATGCCAATGTGGCTTCGCAGGTCTCTGAGTTCAACTTTTTTGATGTTTGTTCCATCAATGTATATCTCTCCTTCCTTCGGTTCGTAGAATCTTGGAATCAGATTGACCAGGGAGGTTTTGCCCGCGCCGGAGCGGCCAATCAACGCCACTTTTTCACCGGGTTCCACCTTTAAAGAAACCTGCTTGAGCACAGGTTCATTGCCGTCATACGAAAAAGTGATATTCTGAAACGAGACACTGCCTGCCACCTCAGTTAGCTTTGAAGGTGTCGCAAAGCTGACCTCTTCCCGTGGAAGATCAAAAAGCTCGAATACGCGCCTTAGCGATGCAAGAGAAGTCTGGATATTGGTATTGAGTCCCATGAGCCCCCTGACCGGACCATATAGATATCCCAGAAATGCATTGAAAGCGATAAGTGTTCCCAAGCTCAGAGCTCCTGTGATGACTTCCCGGCCTCCATACCATAAGACGATCAGTGGTCCTATTCCTCCGAGAAAAGCTGTTGCGGCAGCGGACGCTGACCCAAGGACTGTATATTGAATGTTGGAACGCAGTGAAGCTTTCAATCTCCTGAGCAAGCTGATCGCCTGGGTCTTCTCCGCACCAAAAGACTTTACAACGGAGATGCCAGAAAGGCTTTCGCCAAGGACATCGTAGACCCGGGCAATATTTTCTTGCATCTCACCTGATTTCCTTCTCAGTCTTCCTGAAAAGAAGAGTATAGAGTATATGAAGCATGGCAATACCGCGAGAGAAACCAGTGCCAGCTTCCAGTGCAGGAAGAAGAGGATCCCGACCCCGACACAAAAGGTCAGGGTATTCCTTATGAAACCGAGAAGCGTATCGGCCAACAAACCCTGCAGGTTTGATGCGTCGTTTCCAATCCGGGATATCAAATAGCCAACCTTCATATCGTCGTGAAAAGAGAGACTGAGATGTTCTATGTGTTCAAACAGTCTCAGCTGAACGCGCAACAACACATGTTCTCTGAAGATGGCCAGTAGTATTCCACTGAAGAAGCCTGAAGTCAGCCTGACTAACATGAAAATGCTCAACCCTATGATTATCCAGGTCAGCAACCGGAGATTTCCCTGGGGGAACACGTAGTCTATAACGTAGCGTGTAAGTAGAGGCAGAGGTAGTTGTAGTAACACAGTAATCAGCATGAGACCACCAGCTAATAAGCCATACTTCCACCACGGCCGCAGGTATGGCAAAAATCTGCGAAGTTGTCTCAGATTCTCGTTATTTCCCCACCCGTTCATCAAGTCTCCAAAAGTCCTTATCTTGCTGGATACTTCGTGCCCGTCATTCGAAAACCATATCTTCCACAAAGTCAAAGGCTTTGGGGTTGCGTTCCATTATTTCTGCATATAGAACTAAGCTGTCGTGCAGATTGGCCCTTTCTACGGAGCAGTTGTCCTTTTTTCTCCCAAAATCAAGATCTCTACTCCTTCTTGCCTGAGCCAAACAGAGGCTGCACAGGCGGACGGCCCAGCAGCTTGTACAATCCTGGGTGCTTCCACGGATATATTGTTCAAGCAGAGACCTCACTTTCGGATGTTCTATTCCCGTATCCACGTGACCAATGCAGAACGCCTGTCCAACTTTCTCACACGGATAGAACCTACCTGCTACATCCACGAATAAGCGTCTGACTCCAGGGACACAGATGCCGTTAGGTGGGCAGTGTGCACCCATCGGATTCAGTGCTCGTCGATGAATCCTAACTAGGGGCCGTTCAAAAAGCCCCTTCAAAAACTGATGGGCAGGCCCACTGTTTGAACCAACTGTCACCTCAAGATACTCTTTTCTAAGAGCTCCCAGATGCTCGCTCAACCGCGATCGCCTCACCCGGTCATGAAGCATTCTGAAAAAATCGGTATCGTAGGTGTCCACAAAATTGATGTTCAAGTTGTTCTTGGCAACCAAATCATCGGAAGAGAAGAAACGATAGGTTTCCAGCAATTCACATGGTGGCGCAAGAGTGGCCGCAAAGGAGACTCTGCTTTCATAGTAATCTCTGTCCATCTTTCTGATTCTCTCGAGGTTCTTGTGCACTAAGTGGAATGTGCCCCCGCCGTTCCCAAAAACCCTATATCTGTCATGTATTTCAAATGGACCATCAATGCTCACCTGCAGTATCACGTCGTTTTCTATGAGAAAGCCTGATGTTTCATCGCTAAGGGTCGTTCCATTGGTATCAAGGTGAAATACGATGGGAGGCCAATTGGCGAATCCTCTTGCATATTCAACGCTTCTTTTGACAAGATCAAAGTTGAGCAAAGGCTCTCCTCCGAAGAAAGACATGTACACTTTTTCTGAGGACTGCGTATGAGAGTAGAAGTAGTCAATCGCTTTCTTTGCAGTCTCCCAGGACATATCTTCTGTTGAATGGTGTCTTTCGTAATAGTAGGCCCCGGAATATGTACAGTACTTGCACCTCAGATTGCACCTTTCGGTGGCGTTCAATGTGAGATCGCTCAGTCCACCTTGCAGAGATTCATAGAAATGGTGTTCACACATTGGATATTTCATCACGGTCGGCCTGTTGGAGGAGAACACACCCTGCGATTTGCAGGATTCTTGGATATGGGTCAAGCATTGTTGTATCGATTTCGCGTCATACTTCTTTGCCCATTTACTAGCGATCGCAGAGAATGGGATAGTACCGTAGCCGTCGATCACATCGTGCAATATCTCGTTGGTTCTGACTATGTTGTTTGTGTTAACATCGTAAACATAATGGTTTGCAGCGGTTTTGAACTTATGGATTAGAGGATGCTGTTTCGTGCGAATTCTTCTCTCGTTCTGAATTGTGGGCCGACAGGGTCTATCTTGTGCTGTGTCTCCGCAAAAGTGACTACTGCAATCCCATCCGATCCATTAAGGAAGGTGGTACCCCCTTCCCTTGATGAATCGGGTTCACAAGCCGCCAATGGTCCTTAGAAGAAGGGGTTGAGCGGACTTGTGGGACTCAGTGTTGAGTTAAAGGAAAGATCGGCCGAGGCTCCGCCCGAAGCTATGCCTGCCCCTTTCATAGTTCTTACCCAATCCTTCTCGCAACTACATGAACAGGCGCACCCGCAACTGCAAGAGGGCTCGTTGTCATCAGTTCCTCCTGCCGATGACCACGACATTATCTCAAACATACTCATTCACCTCCTTTCCTTCGGGCAGGTACTTATAGTTTCACGCCCAAGACTCTCCTCTTTCTGTCTTGGGCAAGAATCGTGCCCGTCCCGTGTCCGTGAAAATAGACGCACTTCAGGCTCGAATTAAGTGACAGTGTTACTGGGACTTATGGCCTCGGGGAATCGCGCCCTGGCCTACCAGTGATGCTCTTACACTTCATCTGCAGCCATTTTCAGGACGCCATTGGGGGGCATTCTATCCCACCGCGCCCATCTCTTCGACTTGATATTTCTGCTAAACCTATGAGGCATGTCAGATTAGTTGCTGTAAACATCGTTTACAGTGGCTATGTAGCCATCTACACACTCTGTATACTGATTTTGAGGATGCGCTTGGAAATTTCGTAATTTCGAAGGTGTGGACTCTCTCTTCATCGCCACTCCCCGTTCAATCTCTCCTCTCACACCCCTCCCCGGTTCAATGTGGTTCAATATTGAACAATCTTCTGCGGTTCCGAAATCTTCAGTTTTTCAATTTCGAATTTCGAAGGTGCGGGGGGTTGCGGGAGGAATTTCGCAATTTCGATCTCGGTGGGAGGTGTTTGGTGGTTGGCTAAGGGAGTAGCCAGCGCGTCAGTTCCGAGACCACGCCTGTGAGGCTGGATTGGATCTCGCGCGCAACCCTGCGATATGCTTCCAATTGTAAGCCAATGGGGTCTTCTACCTCCCGCTCATACTTGGGAAGCCCTTCCTTGCCGTACCCCTTGAGAAGGTCGGTTTTCTCCCATGCGTCCGGGACCATATCTGCAACCCTATCTCTTTGACTCTGCTCCATGCAGAGAATGAGGTCAGCACCCGTTATGATCTCTGGGCTGAGTTCTTTGCACACCAGACCTGTGATGTTCGCACCCAGCTCATTCGCAGCATCGATGGCGAACTTAGTCGGTTTGCCCCCCGCCAAAGCTGCAGTTCCTGCCGACGCAACCATAAATTTCTTGCTCAGGTCCGGCGGAATCATTTTCCTGAGGAGTCCTTCAGCTATTGGGCTCCTGCACGCATTTCCCGTACAGACAAGAAGGATTTTGAAGAACACATTCTCGCAAAGCCGGACTTTCCTGCGCATAATCCTGCCCAGAAGTAGCGGGGAAATGGCGCCCTTCCGTTCAACCGCTGGGGGAAATCTGGAAAGGTTGAGGACGGTTGAGGAAGGCGCGAACCCACAGAACCCGGGAAGGACGTAGTCAATTCTCTCACCCATCTTCGATGATACATCACTCCCTGACCTCAAGGGTTCCTCTCCCGACACGTTGGCTGAGGTTGTGGCAAGTGGGGAGCCAAAGCCCCTGATTAGCGCTCGGGCAATCTCATTACTGCAGACTCTTATCCCCACGGTCGAGTCTGGTCCCATGAGATATGGTGGAACCCTACCTGAAGCCTTGAAGACAAGTGTGAGGGGGCCCGGCCAGAAGGTTTCGATCAGTCTCTGTGCTGCCTTCGGGATGGTTTTCACGAAGCGGTGCAGCTCTTCTGAGTCGGGAAGAAGAAGCGTGAGAGGTTTGTCACTCTCCCTTTCCTTCACGTTGAATACTTTCTTGATGGCCGACTCGTTCTGGAAATCTGCACCTATGCCGTAGACCGTATCAGTGGGGAAGGCCACGATCCTACCACTCTTGAGAGCGGATATGGCTTTTTCAATCAGTTTTTTCAGTTTGTCTTCCAAGCAGCTCCTATCTGAACATGGGGCTAGCTACAAAGAAGGCTGCAAAAAGAACAGCCAGGACATACATTATTGGATGAACTTCCTTCCCCTTTCCACTTACAAGCTTGATGACCGCGTATGAGAGGAAGCCGACGGCGATTCCGTTGGTGATACTGAAGGTCAAAGGCATGACTATGATTGTAAGAAAAGCTGGGACTGCCTCACTGAAGTCTGTGAAATCTATTCGATAGATGGAGCCCATCATGAGAATACCCACCATTATCAATGCGGGTGCGACGGCAGCACTGGGAATCAGTCCGACCAAGGGGACAACGAGAATGGCCAGTAGAAAGCAGACTCCTGTCACAACCGATGCAAGACCTGTTCTTCCTCCTTCTTCGACTCCTGCGGCACTCTCTATGTAGGAAGTCACGGTGCTGGTACCTACTGCGGCTCCGAAAATCGTACCCAGAGCATCTGCCAGAAGAGCACGCCCAACTCTGGGGATTCTCCCTTTTTCATCCAGGATTCCTGCTCTGTGGGACAGGCCCACAAGAGTTCCCGCGGTATCGAAAAAGTCCACAAAGAAGAACGTGAATATGATGGCAAGATATTCGACTCTGAATGCGTTGAGTATGTCCATTTTGAAGAATGTGGGACTCAAAGTAATCCTGGCAAGTGCCTGTTTTTCAGCGGGCTTGAAGAACGGTATGAAACTGAGTAGGGTGCAAAAAACTATGCTTATGAGTATGGCACCCTTCACCCTTTTGACCATCAGCGCAGCCATCAGAATGAGTCCAATCGCGGCGAGAAGAACTTTCGGATAGATGTTAGCTGTCGCCACGTGAGCCATGGTGAGGAGTGTCGCCGGGTCAGCCGTTATGAGCCCAGCTTCCTGAAGTCCCATGAATGCGAGAAACAGACCTATCCCCGCGCCAACTCCTGCCTTGAGAGGAAGTGGGATGCTATTGATCACGGTTTCCCTGAGCTTGGAGATAGTAAGCAGAACGAAAAGTACTCCCTCAATGAATACTATGCCCAGTGCGTGCTCCCACGGAACGCCCATGGCTCCACAGACAGTAAAGGAGAAGAATGCGTTTATCCCCATGCCGGGAGCGAGCGCAAATGGATAGTTGGCCGTGAAGGCCATAACCAGTGTAGCAAAGCCCGCTGCAAGACATGTTGCCACAGTTACTGAAGCAACGTCCATTCCCGCGCCGGCTTCCAGTATTTTGGGGTTAGCGGCAATAACGTAGGCCATCGTGGCAAAAGTGGTGAGGCCCGCAAGCATTTCAGTCCGGACATTCGTTCCCCGTTCTTTCAAACGGAAGAAGTCACGGTGCATCAAACCCCTCCTTGCTTTTGGAGAGTTGGATCTTGCATGGACCTATCTCTTTCTTGGTTTTTTCTTTGCTTTAGCACCCCTGACATTCCCGAGTGCGAGTATTTGTTTCGCGAATATGGCAGCATTTCTAGCTCCGCTCTTTCCCAATCCCATTGTGGCAACGGGCACCCCTTTCGGCATCTGAACCATGGAGAGGAGCGAATCCACGCCATGAAAAGGCGAACTGGGAATAGGCACTCCAACCACCGGCAAGTCTGTGTGCGATGCAATGAAGCCGGGGAGGTGAGCCGCATATCCAGCCCCGGCAATAATCACCTTTATGCCGCGCTTCTTGGCGCCCGACGCATACCTTCGGGTCTTGGCAGGATTCCTGTGCGCAGAACTTACAATCGTTTCAAACGGAATCTTGAACTCCTCGAGCGCCTTTTCGCACTCTCGCATCACTTCGGCGTCACTTTTGCTTCCCATAATGATGCCAACAACAGGCTTGCTCATTCATCCTCCTTTAGCGTGCCAGTCCCTTCGCAGCGATGTCCCTGCGATAGTACATTGCCTCAAAGCTTATTCTGTCAACTCCCTCGTAAGCTCTTTCGACAGCTCCCTCCAGGCTGTCTCCGAGACCGGTCACTCCCAAGACTCTCCCACCGCTCGTCACATATTTTCTATCAGAAAGGGCTGTACCTGCATGAAAGACAACCACGTTTTTCAGGGCAGACGCCTCATTCAAACCGCCGATGGTTTTTCCCTTCTGGTACCTTGACGGATACCCTCCAGAAGCGAGCACCACGCAGACTGCATGCTGATTCGTCCATTCTATTCGAGTAGCTTTCAGGTCCTGTGCCAGAGTCTTTTCCATAATCTCGAAAAGATCTGTTTCCATGAGAGCAAAAAGGGGCTGAGTTTCGGGGTCACCAAACCGGCAGTTGAACTCAAGGACTTTCGGGCCCTCCTCAGTGATTATCAGGCCTGCATAGAGCACACCCACATATGGGCAGCCCTGTCCATCCATCTCCCTCACAGTTAGTTTGAGTATCCTCTCTTCGATGTCTGTGAGCATGTTCTTGTCCACGACCGGTGCGGGAGCATAGGCACCCATTCCACCGGTGTTCGGGCCCTTATCTCCGTCGTAGATCTGCTTGTGGTCCTGGGTAGATATCATAGTCAGCACGGACTTTCCGTCGCTGAAAGCAAGCACCGAGGCTTCTTCACCCTGGAGGTATTCCTCAACCACAATCCGTTTCCCGGCAACGCCGAATAAGCCCTTGACGAGCATATCCTGTGCAGCCCGGAGGGCCTCATTAACGTTCTTTGCTACAATAGCCCCCTTTCCAGCTGCGAGCCCGTCAGCTTTAATCACAATGGGAGCCCCCTTTTCCTTTATGTAGGATATCGCAGGGTCAATCGTCTCGAAGATCTCAAATTCGGCAGTTGGTATGCCAGCATAGACCATGAGATTCTTCGCGAAGACCTTGCTTCCTTCTATCTGGGAAGCTTTTGCTGAGGGGCCGAATATCTGGAGTCCTTTCTGGTGGAACCTGTCAACGATGCCAAGGGTGAGAGGGGCCTCGGGGCCTACAACGGTCAGGTCTATCCTGTTCTCAAGGGCGAACTGGATAAGCTGGTCAATGTCCTCTGCAGAGATGTCCACACACGTCGCGATCTGAGCAATCCCGGCGTTTCCGGGTGCGGCATATATCTGCTTTACTCTTGCGCTCTTAGCGAGTTTCCAAACGAGCGCGTGCTCTCTGCCACCTCCGCCTATGACCAGTATCTTCAACCTCGACCCCACAGACCGCGAAAGAGAGGATTTCTGATCAGGACATCACGAAAATAACACATAGGTTGGTAGTATTCAACACTGTTTTTCCAGACTGGAACGATTATGTGTCAGTTATTTGCAAAATAGGTATATTACCCTATTGCCTTGTCAAAGGGAAAAAGGCAAAGTATGTGTCGAGGAGGCTTCGTGTTTTTCACACCTTAAATGCTGACTTTGCCTTAAAGACGCGCCCGACAGCAGAAGCCTCCTCTCCTTTCTTTGCTACACTAAATAACGATCTCCTCTGACAAGCTCTGCATAGATGCAGGGTTCTTTTTTTTGGCTCTTCTCCGATTTGGTTGGCGGTAGTGCTTGGCAATGGGGTGCTATGTCCTTGTTTGCCATTGGGATTGGTCTACCGCACTCTTTTCTGCATCTGTTCTAATGTTGCGTCTGACCTTTCTCTTCCTCCATGTGATACCTGCGCCGTTTTCCTGGAAATGGGCGTTAACCTAGCGCGCCGCAAGCGGCGCTACTCCATACATTCAGGAATAGCCGCCTGCCCGGGGCGTTTCACGGCCCCCGTTTCTCGTGAAGCGAGATACACGGGGCCTGCCCGGGCCGTT
It contains:
- the purE gene encoding 5-(carboxyamino)imidazole ribonucleotide mutase — encoded protein: MSKPVVGIIMGSKSDAEVMRECEKALEEFKIPFETIVSSAHRNPAKTRRYASGAKKRGIKVIIAGAGYAAHLPGFIASHTDLPVVGVPIPSSPFHGVDSLLSMVQMPKGVPVATMGLGKSGARNAAIFAKQILALGNVRGAKAKKKPRKR
- a CDS encoding NCS2 family permease → MHRDFFRLKERGTNVRTEMLAGLTTFATMAYVIAANPKILEAGAGMDVASVTVATCLAAGFATLVMAFTANYPFALAPGMGINAFFSFTVCGAMGVPWEHALGIVFIEGVLFVLLTISKLRETVINSIPLPLKAGVGAGIGLFLAFMGLQEAGLITADPATLLTMAHVATANIYPKVLLAAIGLILMAALMVKRVKGAILISIVFCTLLSFIPFFKPAEKQALARITLSPTFFKMDILNAFRVEYLAIIFTFFFVDFFDTAGTLVGLSHRAGILDEKGRIPRVGRALLADALGTIFGAAVGTSTVTSYIESAAGVEEGGRTGLASVVTGVCFLLAILVVPLVGLIPSAAVAPALIMVGILMMGSIYRIDFTDFSEAVPAFLTIIVMPLTFSITNGIAVGFLSYAVIKLVSGKGKEVHPIMYVLAVLFAAFFVASPMFR
- a CDS encoding threonylcarbamoyl-AMP synthase, which translates into the protein MEDKLKKLIEKAISALKSGRIVAFPTDTVYGIGADFQNESAIKKVFNVKERESDKPLTLLLPDSEELHRFVKTIPKAAQRLIETFWPGPLTLVFKASGRVPPYLMGPDSTVGIRVCSNEIARALIRGFGSPLATTSANVSGEEPLRSGSDVSSKMGERIDYVLPGFCGFAPSSTVLNLSRFPPAVERKGAISPLLLGRIMRRKVRLCENVFFKILLVCTGNACRSPIAEGLLRKMIPPDLSKKFMVASAGTAALAGGKPTKFAIDAANELGANITGLVCKELSPEIITGADLILCMEQSQRDRVADMVPDAWEKTDLLKGYGKEGLPKYEREVEDPIGLQLEAYRRVAREIQSSLTGVVSELTRWLLP
- a CDS encoding radical SAM protein, whose amino-acid sequence is MKYPMCEHHFYESLQGGLSDLTLNATERCNLRCKYCTYSGAYYYERHHSTEDMSWETAKKAIDYFYSHTQSSEKVYMSFFGGEPLLNFDLVKRSVEYARGFANWPPIVFHLDTNGTTLSDETSGFLIENDVILQVSIDGPFEIHDRYRVFGNGGGTFHLVHKNLERIRKMDRDYYESRVSFAATLAPPCELLETYRFFSSDDLVAKNNLNINFVDTYDTDFFRMLHDRVRRSRLSEHLGALRKEYLEVTVGSNSGPAHQFLKGLFERPLVRIHRRALNPMGAHCPPNGICVPGVRRLFVDVAGRFYPCEKVGQAFCIGHVDTGIEHPKVRSLLEQYIRGSTQDCTSCWAVRLCSLCLAQARRSRDLDFGRKKDNCSVERANLHDSLVLYAEIMERNPKAFDFVEDMVFE
- the purD gene encoding phosphoribosylamine--glycine ligase, translating into MKILVIGGGGREHALVWKLAKSARVKQIYAAPGNAGIAQIATCVDISAEDIDQLIQFALENRIDLTVVGPEAPLTLGIVDRFHQKGLQIFGPSAKASQIEGSKVFAKNLMVYAGIPTAEFEIFETIDPAISYIKEKGAPIVIKADGLAAGKGAIVAKNVNEALRAAQDMLVKGLFGVAGKRIVVEEYLQGEEASVLAFSDGKSVLTMISTQDHKQIYDGDKGPNTGGMGAYAPAPVVDKNMLTDIEERILKLTVREMDGQGCPYVGVLYAGLIITEEGPKVLEFNCRFGDPETQPLFALMETDLFEIMEKTLAQDLKATRIEWTNQHAVCVVLASGGYPSRYQKGKTIGGLNEASALKNVVVFHAGTALSDRKYVTSGGRVLGVTGLGDSLEGAVERAYEGVDRISFEAMYYRRDIAAKGLAR
- a CDS encoding ABC transporter ATP-binding protein; translated protein: MNGWGNNENLRQLRRFLPYLRPWWKYGLLAGGLMLITVLLQLPLPLLTRYVIDYVFPQGNLRLLTWIIIGLSIFMLVRLTSGFFSGILLAIFREHVLLRVQLRLFEHIEHLSLSFHDDMKVGYLISRIGNDASNLQGLLADTLLGFIRNTLTFCVGVGILFFLHWKLALVSLAVLPCFIYSILFFSGRLRRKSGEMQENIARVYDVLGESLSGISVVKSFGAEKTQAISLLRRLKASLRSNIQYTVLGSASAAATAFLGGIGPLIVLWYGGREVITGALSLGTLIAFNAFLGYLYGPVRGLMGLNTNIQTSLASLRRVFELFDLPREEVSFATPSKLTEVAGSVSFQNITFSYDGNEPVLKQVSLKVEPGEKVALIGRSGAGKTSLVNLIPRFYEPKEGEIYIDGTNIKKVELRDLRSHIGIVPQDTFIFAGSIKKNIQYGRTDASDEEITAAAKAANAYDFIAKLPANYDTEVGERGVKLSGGERQRIAIARAMLKNPRILILDEATSEVDSESERLIQAALDKLMKDRTTFVIAHRLSTILNADKIFVIDKGKIMGGGKHEELYETLPLYRKLYREQFERQKVEKKD